DNA from Thermoplasma acidophilum DSM 1728:
GGAAGTCGGGGCCAAGATGTACCAGCAGGCTTCAGCGAACACCCAGCAGAGTGCACAGTCAAACAGCCAGAATTCGGGATCGTCTGATGGTAAGACCGTGGATGCTGAATACAAGGAAAAAAGCTGATTAAAAGAACGATAAGATGGCAAAGGACTACTATAAGATACTGGGCGTGGACAGGAATGCCACAGACGAGGAGATAAAGAAGGCTTTCAGGGAGCTTGCCAAAAAGTGGCATCCTGACCTACATCCAGAGAACAAGCAGGAGGCAGAGGAAAAATTCAAAGAGATCAGTGAGGCATACGAGGTGCTGTCTGATCCGCAGAAGAGGAGGATGTACGATCAGACAGGCACCGTTGACTTCGGTGCTGGAGGCCAGAACTTCAACTGGGACAACTTCACGCATTACAGCGATCTGAATGATATATTCAACGACATATTTGGAGGCAACTTCGCCTCCGATTTCTTCTCAGGTTTTGGTAGGGGACAGCGTGAGGAACAGTACGATCTGGATCTCTACACGAACCTTGACATAACACTGGAAGATGCCTATTACGGCACTGAAAAGAGGATAAAGTACAGACGCAATGCCATGTGCCCTGACTGCAATGGAACTGGAGCCAAGAATGGCAAACTGATAACGTGCCCAACATGCAATGGAACCGGACAGCAGAGGATAGTCAGAGGCCAGGGATTTTTCAGGATGGTCACGGTTACAACATGCCAGACCTGCGGTGGCAGGGGCAGGATACCGGAAGAGAAGTGCCCGAGATGCAATGGTACTGGAACGGTGGTCGTCAATGAAGACATATCCGTGAAGATCCCAAAGGGAGCCACCGACAATCTGAGGCTCAGGGTTCAGGGCAAGGGACAGTCATACAATGGCCGGACTGGAGATCTGTACGTTGTTTTACGTGTCAGGAATGACAGGAATGTGCAGAGGATAAATGACGATCTTATGATTGACCAGAAAATAAATTTCGCTCAGGCTGCGCTTGGAGATACAATAGAGGTAAATCTTTTCAGGGAAAAATACAGCCTCAAGATACCCGAAGGGACACAACCGGGCGAAGTCCTCAGGATCAAGGGTGCAGGAATGCCCCATCTAAACGGTCATGGCAGTGGCGATCTCCTTGTCCGCGTCAACGTGGAGGTACCGAAGAGGCTCACGCAAAAACAGAAGGATCTGATAAGGGAGATATTCGATATAAAGGAAAACCACAGATCATGGTTTCACTGAGTACCACATTTGAAAATACATTGAAGACAAAATTAATTATTATGTTAGTTATATCACTGAAGCTTTGATGGTTGTAAAGAATATTGCATCTTCATTCATGAATATGAATATTGTGAGGGATAATCGTGTACATGTTGGTTGAGGACAAATATATAGCCAGGGTTCCGCCCGAGATGCTGGGCGAGGATTATGATGTCGCGGTCAGAGAAGTCACCAAGAGATCTCTTGAGGGGCGCCTGGTGGACGTGATCAATGAGAAAACTTCCCAGAATGAAGGGAAATACCTGGTCATATCGGTTCTCTATACTGAATCGATAGGTGAAGGTACCATAGTCCATGGAGATGGGGGCGTGTATCAGGAGGTCAAATACCGTGCCCTGGTATATTACCCCGAGATGC
Protein-coding regions in this window:
- the dnaJ gene encoding molecular chaperone DnaJ, translated to MAKDYYKILGVDRNATDEEIKKAFRELAKKWHPDLHPENKQEAEEKFKEISEAYEVLSDPQKRRMYDQTGTVDFGAGGQNFNWDNFTHYSDLNDIFNDIFGGNFASDFFSGFGRGQREEQYDLDLYTNLDITLEDAYYGTEKRIKYRRNAMCPDCNGTGAKNGKLITCPTCNGTGQQRIVRGQGFFRMVTVTTCQTCGGRGRIPEEKCPRCNGTGTVVVNEDISVKIPKGATDNLRLRVQGKGQSYNGRTGDLYVVLRVRNDRNVQRINDDLMIDQKINFAQAALGDTIEVNLFREKYSLKIPEGTQPGEVLRIKGAGMPHLNGHGSGDLLVRVNVEVPKRLTQKQKDLIREIFDIKENHRSWFH